The following are from one region of the Jeongeupia sp. USM3 genome:
- a CDS encoding potassium transporter TrkG — MKRARGPALMALPAGVSVALRILPVANVLARVALIFSLTMVVPICISLYFGDSALWHFIDALAGLATLSLITIVLTRRFRRELKIRDGFVLVVGLWTLLPLVAMVPLMFHMPDLRFSVAYFEAISALTTTGATALSGLEHLPESINFWRHQLNWLGGLGIIVLAVAILPMLGVGGMQLIKAETPGPIKDAKLTPRIHETARNLWLIYAALTLACALMLRYVGGMRWFDAVCHALSAMSLGGFSTYDSSVGQFNSVAVEAILIGFMLIAATNFATHYLALTNRSLKSYWRDSEFKAMVLLLGFSTLGLAGYLVWQQTYSDYFTSLRMVLFNLVSISTGSGYASTDYGQWPIFVPLWMLFLSGIAACSGSTGGGIKMIRTLILVRGASRQFTTLLHPNAVRPLRVNRMAVPDPVIFAVLGFIFLYFMSLVVLTFALLATGLDFVSSLSAALACLNNAGPGLGVVGPASNYGGLTDIQLWLCSLAMLLGRLEVFSVLVLFTPAFWRG; from the coding sequence GTGAAGCGCGCCCGCGGTCCGGCGCTGATGGCGCTGCCGGCCGGCGTCTCGGTCGCGCTGCGCATCCTGCCGGTGGCCAACGTGCTCGCCCGCGTCGCGCTGATCTTTTCGCTGACGATGGTCGTGCCGATCTGCATCTCGCTGTATTTCGGCGACTCGGCGCTGTGGCACTTCATCGACGCGCTCGCCGGCCTGGCGACGCTGAGCCTGATCACGATCGTGCTGACCCGGCGTTTCCGCCGCGAGCTCAAGATCCGCGACGGCTTCGTCCTCGTCGTCGGGCTGTGGACGCTGCTGCCGCTGGTCGCGATGGTGCCGCTGATGTTCCACATGCCGGACCTGCGCTTCTCGGTTGCCTACTTCGAGGCGATCTCGGCACTGACGACGACCGGCGCGACGGCGCTCTCGGGGCTCGAGCACCTGCCCGAATCGATCAACTTCTGGCGTCACCAGCTCAACTGGCTCGGCGGGCTCGGGATCATCGTGCTCGCGGTCGCGATCCTGCCGATGCTCGGCGTCGGCGGCATGCAGCTGATCAAGGCCGAAACGCCGGGGCCGATCAAGGACGCCAAGCTGACGCCGCGCATCCACGAGACCGCGCGCAACCTGTGGCTGATCTACGCGGCGCTCACGCTCGCCTGTGCGCTGATGCTCCGCTATGTCGGCGGAATGCGCTGGTTCGACGCGGTCTGCCACGCCTTGTCGGCGATGAGCCTCGGCGGCTTCTCGACCTACGACAGCAGTGTCGGCCAGTTCAACTCGGTCGCGGTCGAGGCGATCCTGATCGGCTTCATGCTGATCGCCGCGACCAATTTCGCCACCCACTATCTGGCGCTGACCAACCGCAGCCTGAAGAGCTACTGGCGCGACTCGGAATTCAAGGCGATGGTACTGCTGCTCGGCTTCAGCACGCTCGGCCTTGCCGGCTACCTCGTCTGGCAGCAGACCTACAGCGACTATTTCACCAGCCTGCGCATGGTGCTGTTCAACCTGGTGTCGATCTCGACCGGCAGCGGCTACGCCAGCACCGACTACGGCCAGTGGCCGATCTTCGTGCCGCTGTGGATGCTGTTCCTGTCCGGCATCGCCGCGTGCTCCGGATCGACCGGCGGCGGGATCAAGATGATCCGCACGCTGATCCTCGTCCGCGGCGCGAGCCGCCAGTTCACCACGCTGCTGCACCCGAACGCGGTGCGGCCGCTGCGGGTCAACCGGATGGCCGTGCCGGACCCGGTGATCTTCGCCGTGCTCGGCTTCATCTTCCTGTACTTCATGAGCCTGGTCGTGCTGACGTTCGCGCTGCTGGCAACCGGGCTCGATTTCGTCTCCAGCCTCTCGGCGGCGCTCGCCTGCCTCAACAACGCCGGCCCCGGCCTCGGCGTCGTCGGCCCGGCGTCGAACTACGGCGGGCTGACCGACATCCAGCTGTGGCTGTGCTCGCTGGCGATGCTGCTCGGCCGGCTCGAGGTGTTCTCGGTACTGGTGCTGTTCACGCCGGCGTTCTGGCGCGGCTAG
- the trkA gene encoding Trk system potassium transporter TrkA, whose amino-acid sequence MLILGAGRVGASVAEQLVQEHYHVTLVDDNPANLKGLQDRLDLRAMVGNAASPAVLEAAGARDCDLLLAVTPSDEVNMVACKIAHELFNVPKRIGRVRNPDILARPELFNEGNFAIDHVITPAQIVTDYLVSLVETPEALQVLDFADGRAQMVVVRVEADAHMTGKTLASLCRLLPNVDSRVVGIYRRNRYIRPDGDSVLEVGDEVFVLAASKHMRAVIRELHGEERKIRRIIIAGGGNVGFRLAQALQDDYQVKLIESNRERAAWLAEALPKTLVLAGDATDETLFDAEQIERTDLYLALTSDDEDNIMSGLLAKQMGARKVIAIINRSRYVGLLQGSRIDVALSPAQATIGSLLARVRRGDIVAVHSLRRGAAEALEMIAHGKRSTSRVVGRRIEELNLPAGLFIAALIRGDEVLMAHHDTVIEDEDHVIVFVDKKRGIREVEQLFAVKLGFL is encoded by the coding sequence ATCCTTATCCTCGGCGCCGGCCGCGTCGGCGCCTCGGTTGCCGAGCAACTGGTGCAGGAGCACTACCACGTCACCCTCGTCGACGATAACCCCGCCAACCTCAAGGGGCTGCAGGACCGGCTCGACCTGCGCGCGATGGTCGGCAACGCGGCCAGCCCGGCGGTGCTCGAAGCCGCCGGCGCGCGCGATTGCGACCTGCTGCTGGCGGTGACGCCGAGCGACGAAGTGAACATGGTCGCGTGCAAGATCGCCCACGAGCTCTTCAACGTGCCCAAGCGCATCGGTCGCGTGCGCAATCCGGACATCCTCGCCCGGCCCGAACTGTTCAACGAAGGCAACTTCGCCATCGACCACGTGATCACGCCGGCACAGATCGTCACCGACTATCTGGTCAGTCTGGTCGAAACGCCCGAGGCGCTGCAGGTGCTCGACTTCGCCGACGGCCGCGCGCAGATGGTCGTCGTCCGCGTCGAGGCCGACGCGCACATGACCGGCAAGACGCTGGCCAGCCTGTGCCGGCTGCTGCCGAACGTCGACAGCCGCGTTGTCGGCATCTACCGCCGCAACCGCTACATCCGCCCCGACGGCGACAGCGTGCTCGAGGTCGGCGACGAGGTCTTCGTGCTCGCGGCGAGCAAGCACATGCGGGCGGTGATCCGCGAACTGCACGGCGAGGAGCGCAAGATCCGCCGGATCATCATCGCCGGCGGCGGCAACGTCGGCTTCAGGCTGGCGCAGGCGCTGCAGGACGACTACCAGGTCAAGCTGATCGAATCGAACCGCGAGCGTGCCGCCTGGCTGGCCGAAGCGCTGCCGAAAACGCTGGTGCTCGCCGGCGACGCGACCGACGAAACGCTGTTCGACGCCGAGCAGATCGAGCGCACCGACCTCTATCTGGCGCTGACCAGCGACGACGAGGACAACATCATGTCGGGCCTGCTGGCCAAGCAGATGGGTGCGCGCAAGGTCATCGCCATCATCAACCGTTCGCGCTATGTCGGCCTGCTGCAGGGCAGCCGCATCGACGTCGCGCTATCGCCGGCGCAGGCGACGATCGGCTCGCTGCTGGCGCGCGTGCGCCGCGGCGACATCGTCGCCGTGCACAGCCTGCGCCGCGGCGCGGCCGAGGCGCTGGAAATGATCGCCCACGGCAAGCGTTCGACCTCGCGCGTCGTCGGCCGGCGCATCGAAGAATTGAACCTGCCGGCGGGGCTGTTCATCGCCGCGCTGATCCGCGGCGACGAGGTGCTGATGGCCCACCACGACACGGTGATCGAGGACGAGGACCACGTGATCGTCTTCGTCGACAAGAAGCGCGGCATCCGCGAGGTCGAGCAGCTGTTCGCCGTCAAGCTGGGGTTCCTGTGA
- a CDS encoding DUF4390 domain-containing protein, which produces MASTTRFSANVLNAVVALLLWLAAGTVLGEGSGIRAQSAGASYGNSRIELSARFAVSLNPTLENALANGVSLPFVYEFQLTRPRGYALYRQVADWFSPTAELGYRLSYHAISRQYRLHLGSFYRSFASLDDALSALGVVRDWGVLAGSAIADDKSDFAGRVRLRLDLSQMPKPFQLSTLGQGDWKLESPWVDIAPGRDEARE; this is translated from the coding sequence ATGGCTTCTACTACGCGCTTTTCCGCAAACGTCCTTAACGCTGTTGTCGCGCTGCTGCTCTGGCTCGCCGCCGGTACCGTGCTCGGCGAGGGCAGCGGCATCCGCGCGCAGTCGGCCGGTGCGAGCTACGGCAACAGCCGGATCGAGCTGTCGGCGCGCTTCGCGGTTTCGCTCAATCCGACGCTCGAGAACGCGCTGGCCAACGGCGTCTCGCTGCCCTTCGTCTATGAATTCCAGCTGACCCGGCCGCGCGGCTACGCACTGTACCGCCAGGTCGCCGACTGGTTCTCGCCGACCGCCGAACTCGGCTACCGGCTGTCGTACCACGCGATTTCCCGCCAGTACCGGCTGCATCTCGGCAGCTTCTACCGCAGCTTTGCCTCCCTCGACGACGCACTGTCGGCGCTGGGCGTCGTTCGCGACTGGGGCGTGCTGGCCGGCTCGGCCATCGCCGACGACAAGAGCGATTTTGCCGGCAGGGTGCGGCTGCGGCTCGACCTGTCGCAGATGCCCAAGCCCTTCCAGCTCTCGACGCTCGGCCAGGGCGACTGGAAGCTCGAATCACCGTGGGTCGACATCGCCCCCGGCCGCGACGAGGCGCGCGAATGA
- a CDS encoding ATP-binding protein codes for MRRLLLILASVATILVFLLATASGNTSAFSQYYTELLTLNGILLFGLIAVVGARLWQLIKRVRAKVFGSRLTLRLVLSFSLVAVLPGTLVYTLSVQFLNRSIENWFNVRVDNALDRGLNLGHNAIDYQLTDLVRKARVISLDVHDETGSELFSRLTRLREQIGVQEISLFDEQGNTIAHIGNENAGLFPNLPERSLLKRALREPVRQIESTADQGLMMRTLVAMHGAGFGERTRVLQLMQPVPKQLADDAELVETVRADYKQLSQARQGLKLIFSLTLTLALLMALLGALALAMYLSDKLSAPLSVLAEATRAVASGDLSRRQPVISRDELGILTQSFNRMTRQLAEARNTLEKQEAAQAAGKVYLEGILGSLSAGVLSFDRDWQLASNNQSALRILGVDPARVGQTPLSDWPDCYPALAGFCNEVAHGFASDEEHWQRQVEIAEQKRVLNVRGTHLMLGDEDSGYLVVFDDVTDLLSAQRDAAWGEVARRLAHEIKNPLTPIQLAAERMEFKLADKLDTAGAELLSKNTQTIVKQVAALKQMVDAFRDYARKPTGKKKNLDLQQLLAEVLVLYEAAPVTRIDNAHEPMVVMGDATQLRQVIHNLLQNAQDAIETSETRRICVKTEKADKFVRLTVEDSGSGFPGDLLPRIFEPYVTTKQKGTGLGLAIVKKLIEEHHGRITAGNRDSGGAFVKIELPLTEETSG; via the coding sequence ATGAGGCGGCTGCTGCTGATCCTCGCGTCGGTCGCGACGATCCTGGTCTTCCTGCTCGCGACCGCGTCCGGCAACACTTCGGCGTTTTCGCAGTACTACACCGAACTGCTGACGCTGAACGGCATCCTGCTGTTCGGGCTGATCGCCGTCGTCGGCGCGCGGCTGTGGCAACTGATCAAGCGCGTCCGCGCCAAGGTCTTCGGTTCCCGGCTGACCTTGCGGCTGGTGCTGTCGTTTTCGCTGGTTGCGGTGCTGCCGGGCACGCTGGTCTACACGCTGTCGGTGCAGTTCCTCAACCGCTCGATCGAGAACTGGTTCAACGTCCGCGTCGACAACGCGCTCGACCGCGGCCTCAACCTCGGCCACAACGCGATCGACTACCAACTGACCGACCTCGTCCGCAAGGCGCGGGTGATCTCGCTCGACGTCCACGACGAAACCGGCTCGGAACTGTTTTCCAGACTGACCCGGCTGCGCGAGCAGATCGGCGTGCAGGAAATCTCGCTGTTCGACGAACAGGGCAACACGATCGCGCACATCGGCAACGAGAACGCCGGGCTGTTCCCCAATCTGCCCGAACGTTCGCTGCTCAAACGCGCACTGCGCGAGCCGGTCCGGCAGATCGAATCGACCGCCGACCAGGGTTTGATGATGCGCACGCTGGTCGCGATGCACGGCGCCGGTTTCGGCGAACGGACGCGCGTCCTGCAGCTGATGCAGCCGGTACCCAAGCAGCTCGCCGACGATGCCGAGCTGGTCGAAACGGTGCGTGCCGACTACAAGCAGTTGTCGCAGGCAAGGCAGGGGCTCAAGCTGATCTTCAGCCTGACGCTGACGCTGGCGTTGCTGATGGCGCTGCTCGGCGCGCTGGCGCTGGCGATGTACCTGTCCGACAAGCTTTCGGCGCCGCTGTCGGTGCTGGCCGAGGCGACGCGCGCGGTTGCCTCGGGCGACCTGAGCCGGCGCCAGCCGGTGATCAGCCGCGACGAGCTCGGTATTCTCACCCAGTCGTTCAACCGGATGACCCGGCAGCTCGCCGAGGCGCGCAACACGCTCGAGAAGCAGGAGGCGGCGCAGGCGGCCGGCAAGGTCTACCTCGAAGGGATACTCGGCTCGCTGTCGGCCGGCGTGCTCTCGTTCGACCGCGACTGGCAGCTGGCGTCGAACAACCAGAGCGCGCTGCGCATCCTCGGCGTCGACCCGGCGCGCGTCGGCCAGACGCCGCTGTCCGACTGGCCCGACTGCTATCCGGCACTGGCGGGGTTCTGCAACGAGGTCGCCCACGGCTTCGCCAGCGACGAGGAACACTGGCAGCGCCAGGTCGAGATCGCCGAGCAGAAGCGCGTGCTCAACGTCCGCGGCACGCATCTGATGCTCGGCGACGAGGACAGCGGCTATCTGGTCGTGTTCGACGACGTCACCGACCTGCTGTCGGCGCAGCGCGACGCCGCCTGGGGCGAAGTCGCGCGCAGGCTTGCGCACGAGATCAAGAACCCGCTGACGCCGATCCAGCTCGCCGCCGAGCGGATGGAGTTCAAGCTTGCCGACAAGCTCGACACCGCCGGCGCCGAGCTGCTGTCGAAGAATACGCAGACCATCGTCAAGCAGGTCGCCGCACTGAAGCAGATGGTCGACGCGTTCCGCGACTACGCGCGCAAGCCGACCGGCAAGAAAAAAAATCTGGACTTGCAGCAGCTCTTGGCCGAAGTGCTGGTACTGTACGAGGCAGCGCCGGTCACCCGCATCGACAATGCCCACGAGCCGATGGTCGTCATGGGCGATGCGACGCAGTTGCGCCAGGTCATCCACAACCTGCTGCAAAACGCGCAGGATGCGATCGAGACCAGCGAAACCCGGCGGATTTGCGTCAAAACCGAAAAAGCCGATAAATTTGTACGGTTAACAGTAGAAGACAGCGGTTCAGGCTTCCCCGGCGATTTGCTGCCGCGGATTTTCGAGCCCTACGTGACCACCAAGCAAAAGGGCACGGGGCTCGGATTGGCCATCGTCAAGAAGCTCATCGAAGAGCATCACGGCCGGATCACGGCCGGAAACCGCGACAGCGGCGGCGCGTTCGTCAAGATCGAACTGCCGCTCACGGAGGAAACAAGTGGGTAG
- a CDS encoding sigma-54 dependent transcriptional regulator, with amino-acid sequence MGSQDILVVDDEVGIRELLSEILQDEGYSVAVAENAEAARKLRNQAQPRLVLLDIWMPDTDGVTLLKEWARNGQLTMPVVMMSGHATIDTAVEATRIGALDFLEKPIGLQKLLATVKRALSQPVEAAKPLPTLARLGDAEVVRELNRVLDTARGQGSPVLLVGAPGVGFEICARYLAVPNQPFVAPLSNEDIAVAPLELANKAAGGTLFLRDIAYLDRRAQAGLRTLLGKIDKQKVRLVSASSKPLDQLAGQLDPELLNALSQLIVPVPRLKDHREDIARLAETLLAETVAANKLGPRRFSQAALQLLAQQDWPGNLDELANVVKSLALTCRDGEIDLTPVSRILSQFAPGGESIVALPQAAPPPLPMLDLALPLREARDQFEKYYLERHIELSGGNMSRVAEKIGLERTHLYRKLKSLGIQMPKKNRPASDS; translated from the coding sequence GTGGGTAGTCAGGATATTTTGGTCGTCGACGACGAAGTCGGCATTCGCGAACTCCTCTCCGAGATTCTGCAGGACGAAGGCTATAGCGTCGCCGTGGCGGAAAACGCCGAAGCCGCACGCAAGCTCCGCAACCAGGCGCAGCCGCGGCTGGTGCTGCTCGATATCTGGATGCCGGACACCGACGGCGTGACGCTCTTGAAGGAGTGGGCGCGCAACGGCCAGCTGACGATGCCGGTCGTGATGATGTCGGGCCATGCGACGATCGACACCGCCGTCGAAGCAACCCGGATCGGCGCGCTCGACTTCCTCGAAAAACCGATCGGCCTGCAAAAGCTGCTGGCAACGGTCAAGCGCGCGCTGTCGCAGCCGGTCGAGGCCGCCAAGCCGCTGCCGACGCTGGCGCGCCTCGGTGACGCCGAGGTCGTGCGCGAACTCAACCGCGTACTCGACACCGCGCGCGGCCAGGGCTCGCCGGTCCTGCTGGTCGGCGCCCCCGGCGTCGGCTTCGAAATCTGCGCCCGCTACCTCGCCGTACCGAACCAGCCCTTCGTCGCGCCGCTGTCGAACGAGGACATCGCGGTCGCACCGCTCGAACTCGCCAACAAGGCCGCCGGCGGCACGCTGTTCCTGCGCGACATCGCCTATCTCGACCGCCGCGCCCAGGCCGGCCTGCGCACGCTGCTCGGCAAGATCGACAAACAGAAGGTCCGGCTGGTGTCGGCGTCGAGCAAGCCGCTCGACCAGCTCGCCGGCCAGCTCGATCCGGAACTGCTGAACGCGCTGTCGCAGCTGATCGTACCGGTGCCGCGCCTCAAGGACCACCGCGAGGACATCGCCCGGCTGGCCGAGACGCTGCTCGCCGAAACCGTCGCCGCCAACAAGCTCGGCCCGCGCCGCTTCAGCCAGGCCGCGCTGCAGCTGCTGGCGCAGCAGGACTGGCCGGGCAATCTCGACGAGCTCGCCAACGTCGTCAAGAGCCTGGCGCTGACCTGCCGCGACGGCGAGATCGACCTCACGCCGGTATCGCGCATCCTGTCGCAGTTCGCGCCGGGCGGCGAGAGCATCGTCGCGCTGCCGCAGGCCGCACCGCCGCCGCTGCCGATGCTCGACCTCGCGCTGCCGCTGCGCGAGGCGCGCGACCAGTTCGAGAAGTACTATCTCGAGCGCCATATCGAGCTGTCGGGCGGCAATATGAGCCGCGTTGCCGAGAAGATCGGCCTAGAGCGGACCCACCTGTACCGCAAGCTCAAGTCGCTCGGCATCCAGATGCCGAAGAAAAACCGGCCCGCCAGCGACAGCTAG
- the mpl gene encoding UDP-N-acetylmuramate:L-alanyl-gamma-D-glutamyl-meso-diaminopimelate ligase → MHIHILGICGTFMGGVAALARAAGHTVTGCDAGVYPPMSDQLSALGIELIEGWDAAQLQLGADLYVVGNVVKRGNPLMEAILDAGLPYTSGPEWLRDHILAGKWVLAVAGTHGKTTTSGMLTWILEDAGLAPGFLVGGVPENFGISARLPGTPAQDPASTSPFFVIEADEYDTAFFDKRSKFVHYRPRTAILNNLEFDHADIFADLAAIETQFHHLVRTIPASGRLVVNGREASLERVVERGCWTPAERFGTEAGWAIGTVHADGFDVLLDGKPQGRLVWSLLGEHNALNALAAIAAARHVGVTPEAAIAALGRFANVKRRMEIKGEAGGVTVYDDFAHHPTAIATTVAGLRHKVGNARILAVLEPRSNTMKLGTMKAALPGSLAGADAVFCYNASLGWDPAEALTPLGNKAQTFTDLDALVAAVVKLARPGDQVLVMSNGGFGGIHGKLLAALAAV, encoded by the coding sequence ATGCATATTCACATTCTGGGTATCTGCGGCACCTTCATGGGCGGCGTCGCGGCGCTCGCCCGTGCCGCCGGCCACACCGTCACCGGCTGCGACGCCGGCGTCTACCCGCCGATGTCGGACCAGCTTTCCGCACTCGGCATCGAACTGATCGAGGGCTGGGATGCCGCCCAGCTGCAACTGGGCGCCGACCTCTACGTCGTCGGCAACGTCGTCAAGCGCGGCAATCCGCTGATGGAAGCGATCCTCGACGCCGGCCTGCCGTACACCAGCGGCCCGGAATGGCTGCGCGACCACATCCTGGCCGGCAAGTGGGTGCTCGCTGTCGCCGGTACCCACGGCAAGACGACGACCAGCGGCATGCTGACGTGGATACTCGAGGACGCCGGCCTGGCGCCGGGCTTCCTCGTCGGCGGCGTGCCGGAGAACTTCGGCATCTCGGCCCGGCTGCCGGGCACGCCGGCGCAGGATCCGGCGAGCACCTCGCCGTTCTTCGTCATTGAAGCAGACGAATATGACACGGCGTTTTTCGACAAGCGCAGCAAGTTCGTCCACTACCGGCCGCGTACGGCGATCCTCAACAACCTCGAATTCGATCATGCCGACATCTTCGCCGATCTGGCGGCGATCGAGACGCAATTCCACCATCTGGTGCGTACCATTCCGGCCAGCGGCCGGCTCGTCGTCAATGGCCGCGAAGCCAGCCTTGAGCGTGTCGTCGAGCGTGGCTGCTGGACGCCGGCCGAGCGCTTCGGCACCGAGGCCGGCTGGGCGATCGGCACCGTCCACGCCGACGGTTTCGACGTGCTGCTGGACGGCAAGCCGCAAGGCCGGCTGGTCTGGTCGCTGCTCGGCGAGCACAACGCGCTGAACGCGCTGGCGGCGATCGCCGCGGCGCGTCACGTCGGCGTCACGCCCGAGGCGGCGATCGCCGCGCTCGGCCGCTTTGCCAACGTCAAGCGCCGGATGGAGATCAAGGGCGAGGCCGGCGGCGTCACCGTCTACGACGATTTCGCCCACCACCCGACCGCGATCGCCACCACGGTTGCCGGGCTGCGCCACAAGGTCGGCAACGCCCGGATTCTCGCCGTGCTCGAACCGCGCTCGAACACGATGAAGCTCGGCACGATGAAGGCCGCCCTGCCCGGCTCGCTCGCCGGCGCCGACGCGGTGTTCTGCTACAACGCCAGCCTCGGCTGGGATCCGGCCGAGGCGCTGACGCCACTCGGCAACAAGGCGCAGACCTTCACCGACCTCGACGCACTCGTTGCCGCGGTCGTAAAGCTGGCCCGGCCCGGCGATCAGGTGCTGGTGATGAGCAACGGCGGCTTCGGCGGCATCCACGGCAAGCTGCTCGCGGCGCTGGCCGCGGTGTGA
- a CDS encoding LysE family translocator gives MDVFITGFLLSLSLCLDIGIVNVAMIDTSLKHGMRPGLLIGLGSCFGDLAYAALSLVGMSILLQFEAVQWITWLVGGTLMLWLAVRMAREAWRSSRLPSHDTARAARPPSRQLFNRGLVLALASPSSILWFAAVGGALIANATDGSAGSAARFLAGFFAGGLAWSSFIVAMAHHGGRTLGPRFIQGCHLVSAALYLYFAVLVFGNGARTLL, from the coding sequence ATGGACGTCTTCATTACCGGTTTTCTGCTTTCGCTGTCGTTGTGCCTCGACATCGGCATCGTCAACGTCGCCATGATCGACACCAGCCTCAAGCACGGGATGCGCCCGGGCCTGCTGATCGGGCTGGGATCGTGCTTCGGCGACCTCGCCTACGCGGCGCTCTCGCTCGTCGGCATGAGCATCCTGCTGCAGTTCGAGGCGGTGCAATGGATCACCTGGCTGGTCGGCGGCACACTGATGCTGTGGCTGGCCGTCAGGATGGCGCGCGAGGCGTGGCGCTCGTCCAGGCTGCCCTCGCACGATACCGCCAGGGCCGCACGGCCGCCGTCGCGCCAGCTGTTCAACCGCGGCCTGGTCCTGGCGCTGGCGTCGCCGTCGTCGATTCTGTGGTTTGCCGCCGTCGGCGGCGCGCTGATCGCCAATGCGACCGACGGCAGCGCAGGCTCGGCGGCACGCTTCCTCGCCGGCTTCTTCGCCGGCGGACTGGCGTGGAGCAGCTTCATCGTCGCCATGGCGCACCACGGCGGCCGCACGCTCGGGCCGCGCTTCATCCAGGGCTGCCACCTCGTGTCGGCGGCGCTATACCTCTACTTCGCCGTGCTGGTGTTCGGCAACGGCGCACGTACCCTGCTCTGA
- a CDS encoding GGDEF domain-containing protein produces the protein MSITSPDSPVEVARIALKRLAERGLPPTPDNYAQFYNAIVTIKSPQAKPQEELQQAWQVLCQVDEAVGEASEAMQQLIETLDSERGAMLASLGRLRYARDAHAEQRASVEETHSTLADLLDSVISSTNSIHSTVSASHSDLQQIRDSVRHIEEDLAFNRKMLEQDALTGTFNRQGLDHHLAREVRRAQRQGGKLTAVIFDLDDFKRINDAYGHLIGDQVLVHVANLTRVVLRESDLLVRYGGEEFLLLLVDTDVNGASYVIDRLRAVAARTPFVHKGQRVEVSFSTGIAQLAADENGRALLLRADEALYRAKNAGKSRTEFAPA, from the coding sequence ATGAGCATAACCTCGCCGGACAGCCCGGTCGAAGTCGCCCGGATTGCACTGAAACGCTTGGCCGAGCGCGGACTGCCGCCGACGCCGGACAACTATGCGCAATTCTACAACGCGATCGTCACGATCAAGTCACCGCAGGCCAAGCCGCAGGAAGAATTGCAGCAGGCGTGGCAGGTGCTGTGCCAGGTGGACGAAGCGGTCGGCGAGGCCAGCGAGGCGATGCAGCAGCTGATCGAGACGCTCGACAGCGAGCGCGGTGCGATGCTCGCCAGCCTCGGCCGGCTCCGGTACGCGCGCGATGCGCATGCCGAGCAGCGCGCCAGCGTCGAGGAAACGCACAGCACGCTTGCCGACCTGCTCGACAGCGTGATTTCGTCGACAAACTCGATCCACTCGACCGTCTCGGCGTCGCACAGCGATCTGCAACAGATCCGCGATTCGGTGCGGCACATCGAGGAGGATCTCGCGTTCAACCGCAAGATGCTCGAACAGGACGCGCTGACCGGCACGTTCAACCGCCAGGGGCTCGACCATCATCTGGCGCGCGAGGTCAGGCGCGCACAGCGGCAGGGCGGCAAGCTGACCGCGGTGATCTTCGATCTCGACGACTTCAAGCGGATCAACGATGCCTACGGCCACCTGATCGGCGATCAGGTGCTGGTGCACGTCGCCAATCTGACCCGTGTGGTATTGCGTGAAAGCGACCTGCTGGTCCGCTACGGTGGCGAGGAGTTCCTGCTGCTGCTGGTCGATACCGACGTCAACGGCGCGAGCTACGTGATCGACCGCCTGCGCGCGGTTGCCGCGCGGACGCCGTTCGTCCACAAGGGGCAGCGCGTCGAAGTGAGCTTTTCGACCGGCATCGCCCAGCTTGCCGCGGACGAGAACGGTCGCGCCCTGCTGCTGCGCGCCGACGAGGCGCTGTACCGCGCCAAGAATGCCGGCAAGAGCCGGACCGAGTTTGCGCCGGCCTGA